The Patescibacteria group bacterium genome window below encodes:
- the carA gene encoding glutamine-hydrolyzing carbamoyl-phosphate synthase small subunit has translation MSKIAKLILSDGTAFIGASFGFVGNGDGEVVFNTGMVGYPESLTDPSYRGQILVCTYPLIGNYGVPNTTQLESNRIQVSGLIVSHYTAQYSHWQATQSLGDWLQTSQIPAITGIDTRALTKKLRTHGVMLGRIEINQSNNSTIEDPNKRNLVSEVSCTEVIWYGQGKKTVIVVDCGVKESIIRNLVKRGIKVKRVPWDYNFTANLKDIDGILLSNGPGDPTQCVATIQQTKLAMQTKLPIFGICLGSQIQALAAGATTYKLPFGHRAQNQPCQIEGTQRCILTSQNHGFAVKESTLPSDWSVSFRNANDQSVEGIVHKTKPWCSVQFHPEANPGPADANYLFDDFIKLL, from the coding sequence ATGTCAAAAATAGCCAAATTAATATTATCTGACGGCACAGCATTTATTGGTGCATCATTTGGTTTTGTTGGTAACGGTGACGGTGAGGTGGTGTTTAATACCGGCATGGTAGGCTATCCGGAGAGTCTGACGGATCCGTCATATCGGGGTCAAATATTGGTCTGTACTTACCCATTAATTGGTAATTATGGGGTACCTAACACTACTCAATTAGAATCAAATAGAATTCAAGTATCAGGTTTAATTGTCTCGCATTACACGGCACAGTACTCTCATTGGCAGGCCACCCAATCATTAGGTGATTGGTTACAAACCAGCCAAATTCCGGCCATTACTGGTATTGATACACGTGCGCTCACAAAAAAACTAAGAACCCATGGTGTAATGTTAGGCAGAATTGAAATTAATCAATCAAACAACTCAACTATAGAAGATCCTAATAAAAGAAATTTGGTTAGTGAGGTGAGTTGCACAGAAGTTATTTGGTACGGTCAGGGTAAAAAAACCGTCATCGTAGTAGATTGTGGTGTCAAAGAAAGTATTATTAGAAATTTAGTTAAGCGCGGCATTAAGGTAAAACGAGTACCATGGGATTATAATTTTACTGCAAATTTAAAAGATATTGACGGTATATTACTATCCAATGGCCCTGGTGATCCGACTCAATGTGTAGCCACCATTCAACAAACCAAATTAGCTATGCAAACTAAATTGCCAATTTTTGGAATCTGTTTGGGTAGTCAAATTCAAGCGTTAGCCGCTGGTGCGACAACCTATAAATTACCGTTTGGTCATCGCGCACAAAATCAACCGTGTCAGATTGAAGGCACCCAACGCTGCATATTAACCTCACAAAATCATGGATTCGCTGTTAAGGAATCAACCCTACCAAGTGATTGGTCAGTGTCTTTTAGAAATGCCAACGATCAATCCGTTGAGGGGATTGTACATAAAACCAAACCTTGGTGCTCGGTGCAGTTTCACCCAGAAGCCAACCCGGGGCCAGCTGATGCTAATTATTTGTTTGATGATTTTATCAAACTGCTATGA
- a CDS encoding aspartate carbamoyltransferase catalytic subunit, whose product MNTNIITTDNFTRSWIEQVHTRSAALIKNGFQATLSGKIITTCFFEPSTRTRLSFTSAAQRLGASVLGFDSVTSTSTTKGESLEDTIRMVSNYGDVIVMRHPEAGSADRAAQVAGVPVINAGDGANQHPSQTLLDLFTIKQGIGRLDDFTILMIGDIEHSRVVHSLSTTLKLFNNVEQLLINPLTQDYKPHLNKADIILVTRVQTERFTDKHQADLLQNSYKISLQDVEAMKPTCKIISPLPRTSELPTNIDAVPQAYYFQQASFGVPVRAALLENVLGVW is encoded by the coding sequence ATGAATACTAATATTATCACCACAGACAACTTCACTCGATCATGGATTGAACAGGTGCACACACGGAGTGCTGCTCTAATAAAGAATGGTTTTCAAGCAACTTTATCTGGAAAAATTATCACCACCTGTTTTTTTGAACCTTCTACACGCACCCGTTTATCTTTTACATCAGCTGCCCAGCGCCTAGGCGCCAGTGTATTGGGGTTTGATTCTGTCACGAGTACGTCTACCACCAAAGGGGAATCGCTCGAGGATACAATCCGAATGGTGTCAAACTACGGTGATGTTATTGTGATGCGTCATCCTGAAGCCGGTAGCGCCGACCGAGCGGCTCAGGTGGCCGGCGTACCTGTGATTAATGCGGGTGATGGTGCCAATCAACATCCCAGTCAAACTTTATTGGATCTATTCACGATTAAACAAGGTATTGGTAGACTTGATGATTTTACAATCTTGATGATTGGTGATATTGAACATTCTCGTGTTGTTCATTCACTATCCACCACGTTAAAGTTATTTAACAACGTGGAGCAGTTATTAATAAATCCATTAACACAAGATTATAAACCACATTTAAATAAAGCTGATATCATTTTGGTTACTCGGGTCCAAACCGAACGGTTTACCGATAAACATCAAGCCGATCTGCTACAAAACAGTTATAAAATCTCTCTGCAAGATGTCGAAGCCATGAAACCAACTTGTAAAATAATTAGTCCTTTACCCAGAACTAGTGAATTACCAACAAACATCGATGCTGTTCCGCAAGCCTACTATTTTCAACAAGCTTCCTTTGGTGTGCCCGTGCGCGCCGCTTTGCTAGAGAATGTGCTCGGCGTATGGTAA
- a CDS encoding Asp-tRNA(Asn)/Glu-tRNA(Gln) amidotransferase subunit GatB, which translates to QELQMLVRYLGISDADMEKGHMRMDVNISLRPVGDTALYPRTEIKNMNSFKAAEQALIYEITEQTKLWENNQAPEQQRTCGWEDATGKTIELRSKEAAADYRYFPEPDIPPLHITQDQINIIFKKIPELPLERRARFREEYFLSYYDAKVLTADPRVAEYYENTVSELRSWLSSIDTTEGSDEEIWQREGEKLCRQVCNWITSELFGQLAKAKKDFSQLIITPENLAEFISLVHQNKVNSSAAQTILRHMFEHGSDPSQVMQELDLEQIHDGDQLGKICDEVIAANPKIVADYKAGKERLLMYLIGQIMKQMNGKANPEMVTGLLREKLKQ; encoded by the coding sequence TACAAGAATTACAAATGTTAGTGCGTTATTTAGGTATCTCTGATGCCGATATGGAAAAGGGGCACATGCGCATGGATGTAAATATTTCATTGCGTCCAGTTGGGGATACTGCTTTGTATCCCAGAACGGAAATTAAAAACATGAATTCGTTTAAAGCGGCCGAGCAGGCCTTAATTTATGAAATAACCGAACAAACCAAATTGTGGGAAAATAATCAAGCACCAGAGCAACAACGCACTTGTGGCTGGGAGGATGCCACCGGCAAAACTATCGAGTTGCGCAGTAAAGAAGCCGCCGCTGATTATCGCTACTTTCCCGAGCCAGATATACCACCTTTACATATTACTCAAGACCAGATCAATATCATCTTTAAAAAGATTCCGGAATTACCTTTAGAAAGACGGGCGCGGTTTCGTGAAGAATATTTTTTGTCTTACTATGATGCTAAGGTTTTAACGGCCGATCCACGCGTCGCGGAATATTATGAAAATACGGTCTCTGAATTACGCTCCTGGTTAAGCTCGATCGATACCACCGAGGGGAGTGACGAAGAAATTTGGCAACGGGAAGGCGAAAAATTATGCCGCCAAGTATGTAATTGGATCACATCAGAATTATTCGGACAATTAGCCAAAGCTAAAAAAGATTTTTCTCAACTCATCATTACACCAGAAAACCTAGCAGAATTTATTAGTTTGGTGCATCAAAATAAAGTAAACTCGTCGGCCGCGCAAACTATCTTACGACATATGTTTGAGCACGGGTCAGACCCATCGCAGGTCATGCAGGAACTTGATCTTGAACAAATTCATGATGGTGACCAGCTCGGTAAAATATGCGATGAAGTAATCGCCGCCAACCCAAAAATTGTGGCTGATTATAAAGCCGGTAAAGAACGTTTACTGATGTACTTAATTGGGCAAATTATGAAACAGATGAACGGTAAAGCTAATCCGGAAATGGTTACTGGTTTATTAAGAGAAAAATTAAAACAATGA
- a CDS encoding sulfotransferase domain-containing protein — translation MITIVSGLPRSGTSLMMKMLEAGGIAALTDEVRSADIDNPKGYYEFERVKQLPNDTTWLPEAEGKAVKMVSTLLYDLPSDRQYKVIFMRRAMPEILASQTKMLLRRNKDMIVNDSEMKELFEGHLKNITAWLQQQTHLKTLEIWYNDIMKQPAVAAQKIKDFLGIDLDIKNMMNSVDESLYRNKL, via the coding sequence ATGATCACTATAGTGTCTGGCTTGCCAAGATCGGGTACCTCTCTCATGATGAAAATGCTTGAAGCTGGCGGCATTGCTGCATTAACCGATGAAGTTAGATCGGCTGATATCGATAACCCAAAAGGGTATTATGAGTTTGAGCGGGTCAAACAATTGCCCAATGACACAACTTGGTTACCCGAAGCTGAAGGTAAAGCGGTAAAAATGGTTTCAACCTTATTGTATGATCTACCATCCGACCGGCAGTATAAGGTTATTTTTATGCGCCGGGCTATGCCGGAAATTTTAGCCTCGCAAACCAAAATGCTCTTACGACGCAATAAAGATATGATAGTGAATGATTCTGAAATGAAAGAATTATTTGAAGGACATTTAAAAAATATTACGGCCTGGCTACAACAACAAACCCATTTAAAGACTCTCGAGATTTGGTACAATGATATTATGAAACAACCCGCTGTTGCGGCTCAAAAGATAAAAGATTTTTTGGGTATTGATCTAGATATAAAAAACATGATGAATAGTGTGGATGAATCATTGTACAGAAATAAACTATGA
- a CDS encoding amidohydrolase family protein, with translation MVTLPGLFDCHVHFRTPGQEYKEDWVTGSAAALAGGVVGVVDMPSNVPPVLTQADLLNKQRLIEKVNPGIAYRLPLGVTDKSLQDTLAAQEQACGIKVFLQPHSTGMFVRNDATLHTLYQNATKPIMIHDHTGVDRIMPFVRQYKKLTYFCHISTQTEVEKIAQAKREGLPVYAEVTLHHLWLDETTKTQPVNPPLRTAADRAALWEGVRAGVIDTIATDHAPHLISESNLPGFPSIEFFVPLLFTGLAQNKLSIDDIIRCCVTNPTKLFGFTSQKKIDLDPDWKWTISQADIKSKCGWSPYLNMPVQGKVLRVY, from the coding sequence ATGGTAACTTTACCCGGCCTGTTTGATTGCCACGTGCACTTTCGCACACCGGGCCAGGAGTATAAAGAAGATTGGGTGACAGGCTCGGCTGCGGCACTAGCTGGTGGAGTAGTTGGTGTAGTTGACATGCCTAGTAATGTACCGCCTGTTCTTACCCAAGCTGACTTACTGAACAAACAACGTCTCATAGAAAAAGTTAATCCGGGTATTGCGTACCGTCTACCACTTGGTGTCACTGACAAATCGCTTCAAGACACTTTAGCTGCTCAAGAACAGGCGTGTGGGATTAAAGTTTTTTTACAACCACACTCAACTGGCATGTTTGTGCGCAACGATGCCACTCTACACACTCTTTACCAAAATGCCACCAAACCAATCATGATCCATGATCATACTGGGGTTGATCGCATTATGCCGTTTGTTCGACAATACAAAAAACTAACTTATTTCTGTCACATTTCCACTCAAACTGAAGTAGAAAAAATTGCTCAAGCCAAACGTGAAGGCTTGCCGGTTTACGCTGAAGTTACCCTGCATCACTTATGGTTAGATGAAACCACTAAAACTCAACCAGTGAACCCGCCATTACGGACGGCGGCTGATCGGGCCGCTTTATGGGAAGGGGTAAGAGCCGGTGTGATCGATACAATTGCGACAGATCATGCGCCCCATTTAATCAGCGAGAGCAATCTGCCTGGTTTTCCAAGTATCGAGTTTTTCGTGCCGCTATTATTTACCGGACTAGCGCAAAATAAATTGAGTATCGATGATATTATACGATGCTGTGTTACTAATCCAACTAAACTATTTGGCTTTACTAGTCAGAAAAAAATCGACCTTGATCCAGACTGGAAATGGACCATTAGCCAAGCTGATATTAAAAGTAAATGTGGCTGGTCACCTTACTTAAATATGCCTGTACAGGGTAAGGTGCTTCGGGTATACTAG
- a CDS encoding amidohydrolase family protein — MTKPYDLKTIFLDKVKAKGGFVNCHAHFDKAFLINEQNLLQSHIDMEAKWHLYKEIKKNYTPEDLRNRMREGMKRMVTQGVRYVRSFIDIDTTVGLKCLEAAFDIKKEFAGKCELIIVSQTLEGVINPEARKWIEQAAPLVDVIGGLPSYDRPNSAQHLDIIFNLAKKYNKCVDVHIDQENNPDEKDTELLAQKVIEHGLQERVNAVHVISLSAQSEDYFQHVLKLMVEAKLNVITCPGAALGMKQLRGKNAPVHNSIARVPEFLAAGLTVGIGTDNINDFFQPFIDGDLYTEARMLMEGCRFYNLDALVDICTTNGLKLCQK; from the coding sequence ATGACTAAACCCTACGATCTTAAAACTATCTTCTTAGATAAGGTTAAAGCCAAGGGCGGTTTTGTAAACTGCCATGCCCATTTTGATAAAGCCTTTTTGATTAACGAGCAGAACTTATTGCAATCACACATTGACATGGAGGCGAAATGGCATTTATATAAGGAGATTAAGAAAAATTACACCCCGGAAGATTTAAGAAATCGTATGCGTGAAGGAATGAAGCGCATGGTCACTCAGGGCGTACGGTATGTACGCTCATTTATTGATATAGATACCACCGTTGGTTTAAAGTGCCTGGAAGCAGCTTTTGATATTAAGAAAGAGTTTGCCGGTAAGTGTGAGTTGATTATTGTCTCACAAACGTTAGAAGGAGTTATTAATCCTGAAGCTAGAAAGTGGATTGAACAAGCCGCACCGTTAGTTGATGTAATCGGTGGTTTACCTAGTTATGATCGACCGAACTCAGCTCAGCATCTCGATATTATTTTTAATTTAGCTAAAAAATATAATAAGTGTGTTGATGTCCATATTGATCAAGAAAATAATCCGGACGAAAAAGATACTGAATTATTAGCCCAAAAAGTCATCGAACATGGCTTACAAGAAAGAGTTAATGCTGTACATGTAATTTCTTTATCGGCGCAAAGTGAAGATTATTTTCAACATGTTTTAAAACTGATGGTCGAAGCCAAATTAAATGTGATCACTTGCCCTGGAGCTGCCTTAGGCATGAAACAATTGCGCGGTAAAAATGCTCCGGTGCATAATTCAATTGCGCGTGTGCCAGAATTTCTAGCCGCCGGTTTAACTGTAGGCATTGGCACTGATAATATAAATGATTTTTTTCAGCCTTTTATTGATGGTGATTTATATACAGAAGCACGGATGTTAATGGAGGGATGTCGCTTTTACAACTTGGATGCTTTAGTTGATATTTGTACTACTAATGGTCTGAAACTATGTCAAAAATAG
- the argH gene encoding argininosuccinate lyase produces MAQLWHKGYSINKEVLAFTVGNDYALDQVMIKHDVYGSIAQAAMLKKIGVITTKEFKTLQTALKKIIILWEDGKFIVKPADEDGHTAIENYLVKQLGDLGKKIHTARSRNDQVVTMTRLYTKERILDLYNLTINLADNFLTLAKDNEFVPMPGYTHMQRAMPTSGGVWFDQFAEALLDDLQLLKTAYHYNDMSPLGSAAGFGVNMKIDRAYTAKLLGFSKVQNNTLYVSYTRGKIEAVILFAVNQLMQTLAKFSNDVLIFSMSETGFVELPQEFCTGSSLMPQKKNGDVFELTRGKANVSLGYLISTIEMQNVLLSGYNRDSQLTKDLLCKGLDLYENTVKVMLALTKGITLNKTKCLAACTPEIFATDYALDLVKHGMPFRDAYRHVSNSLDELEQIDPVNNIRQKTHLGASGNLQLNQIKQAAQLEKTWVKSETNKWVKTINTLLK; encoded by the coding sequence ATGGCTCAGTTATGGCACAAAGGTTATAGCATAAACAAAGAAGTTTTAGCGTTTACAGTGGGGAACGATTACGCTCTTGATCAGGTGATGATAAAACATGATGTCTATGGCAGTATTGCCCAAGCCGCCATGTTGAAAAAAATCGGTGTCATCACAACCAAAGAATTTAAAACTCTACAGACTGCATTAAAAAAAATAATCATCCTGTGGGAAGACGGTAAGTTTATTGTCAAACCAGCCGATGAAGACGGCCATACCGCCATCGAAAACTATTTAGTTAAACAATTAGGTGATTTAGGTAAAAAAATACATACTGCTAGAAGTCGTAATGATCAGGTAGTAACGATGACTCGCTTATACACCAAAGAGCGCATTTTAGATTTGTATAATTTGACGATTAATTTGGCTGATAATTTTCTGACATTAGCGAAAGACAATGAGTTTGTACCCATGCCGGGTTATACTCACATGCAGCGCGCTATGCCGACATCGGGGGGAGTATGGTTCGATCAGTTCGCTGAAGCCCTACTAGATGATCTCCAACTGCTCAAAACCGCTTATCACTATAACGACATGAGCCCATTGGGCAGTGCGGCTGGTTTTGGTGTAAATATGAAGATTGATCGCGCTTATACAGCCAAACTACTAGGGTTTAGTAAAGTGCAAAATAATACCCTGTATGTGTCTTATACCCGTGGAAAAATTGAGGCGGTTATATTATTTGCCGTGAATCAACTTATGCAAACACTCGCTAAGTTTTCTAATGATGTCTTGATATTCTCAATGTCTGAAACTGGTTTTGTGGAGCTACCCCAAGAGTTTTGTACAGGTTCGTCCCTTATGCCGCAAAAAAAGAACGGCGATGTGTTTGAACTTACGAGAGGTAAAGCTAATGTGAGTTTGGGTTATTTAATCAGTACCATCGAAATGCAAAATGTTTTATTATCTGGTTATAATCGCGATTCACAATTAACCAAAGATCTACTCTGTAAGGGTTTGGATTTATATGAAAATACTGTTAAAGTGATGTTGGCGTTAACTAAAGGTATTACTTTAAATAAAACCAAATGTTTAGCGGCGTGTACACCGGAGATATTCGCCACCGATTACGCCCTGGATTTAGTGAAACACGGCATGCCCTTTCGTGATGCTTATCGCCACGTGAGTAATTCACTTGATGAGCTTGAGCAAATTGATCCAGTTAATAATATCCGGCAGAAAACCCATCTTGGTGCTAGTGGCAATTTACAACTAAACCAGATCAAACAGGCTGCTCAGTTAGAAAAAACCTGGGTTAAGTCTGAAACCAATAAATGGGTTAAAACAATTAATACATTGCTAAAATGA
- the carB gene encoding carbamoyl-phosphate synthase (glutamine-hydrolyzing) large subunit: MNNTLPKKILLLGSGGLKIGQAGEFDYSGSQAIKAFKKEGIKTVLINPNIATVQTDPDMADVVYFLPLTLDFVQEVIVKEKPDAIALSFGGQTALNVGLELETAGVLKKYSVAVLGTNTNSIRVTEDRDLFAQTLRAINVSVATSTAVTTIKQALTAAKKIGYPVMIRSAFSLGGEGSSKITTAPMLKARAAEALNNVPQILIEEYLGGWKEIEYEVVRDKFDNCITVCNMENFDPMGIHTGESIVIAPSQTLSNSEYQKLRDVAQQVVRHLQVVGECNIQFALDPHSSDYRVIEVNARLSRSSALASKATGYPLAYIAAKLAMGYSLLEVNNSVTGTTTACFEPALDYVAVKIPRWDLKKFKLAERTIATEMKSVGEVMAIGRTFNEALQKGLRMLGTGDDGLVANARSNPDYMSDIKLPTDRRIFALATALEHKVSVDKLYDLTKIDKWFLFNLAEVVTYQKTISKDLTPVVLKQAKQLGFSDGQIGRLTKQTEQQIRQLRKTHHIIPVIKQIDTLAGEYPAQTNYLYFTYHGSEHDVASTKQGIIVLGSGPYRIGSSVEFDWCCVQAVKTIRQNKQTSIMVNCNPETVSTDYDVSDRLYFEELTLERILDIVDFEQPHGVIVAMGGQTPNNLAMDLMAHKVPILGTRPKDIDRAENRYIFSKLLDKIGLDQPAWKEVTTISAAMKFADKFGYPVLIRPSYVLSGAAMNVAFTPENLEHYLKEAAEVSNRYPVVISKFIVGAKEIEFDGVADHGDLKLYAMTEHIENAGVHSGDAHAVFPPQRTYIETIRRTKQRMRQVVKELNISGPFNIQFLAKDNEIKIIELNLRASRSFPFVSKSLKINFAETATNVMLGKTVEVDYGRFDLDYVTVKAPQFSYSRIKGADPVLYVEMGSTGEVAAFGDGYQEAVLKAMLAAGYNIPKRKRLLLSVGQDAQKAKLLPFIQKLNHHNYTLYATEGTAEFYRKHNIPIKIVKKGAAVIRLIEQKHIDCVINIPRQYNHRELTDGYRLRRAAIDWHVPLISNVQIAKMFINSVCNLTLKDLLIKAWHEY; the protein is encoded by the coding sequence ATGAATAATACTTTACCAAAAAAGATTCTTTTACTTGGCTCAGGGGGATTAAAAATTGGTCAAGCGGGCGAGTTTGATTACTCTGGCTCACAAGCTATTAAAGCCTTCAAAAAAGAGGGGATCAAAACCGTTTTGATAAATCCTAATATTGCCACTGTCCAGACTGACCCCGACATGGCTGATGTGGTCTATTTTTTACCATTAACTTTAGATTTTGTTCAAGAAGTTATTGTCAAAGAAAAACCGGATGCCATTGCTCTAAGTTTTGGCGGACAGACGGCATTAAATGTAGGTTTAGAATTAGAGACAGCTGGTGTTCTCAAAAAATATAGTGTCGCAGTTCTAGGTACGAATACAAATAGTATCAGAGTAACCGAAGATCGTGATCTATTTGCCCAGACTTTACGTGCCATTAATGTATCAGTGGCCACTAGCACGGCGGTCACTACAATAAAGCAGGCTTTAACAGCCGCCAAGAAAATTGGTTATCCAGTGATGATTCGATCAGCCTTTTCTTTAGGTGGTGAAGGTTCTTCCAAAATTACTACAGCCCCCATGCTTAAAGCTCGCGCTGCTGAAGCTTTAAATAATGTGCCGCAGATATTAATTGAAGAATACTTGGGTGGCTGGAAAGAAATTGAATATGAAGTAGTGCGAGATAAATTTGATAACTGCATTACTGTTTGCAACATGGAAAACTTTGACCCGATGGGTATTCATACCGGTGAAAGTATCGTCATTGCACCATCACAGACTTTATCTAATTCTGAGTATCAAAAATTGCGCGATGTCGCGCAACAGGTGGTACGGCATCTACAAGTAGTCGGGGAATGCAACATTCAATTCGCCTTAGATCCGCACTCGAGTGATTATAGAGTAATCGAAGTTAATGCTAGATTATCACGCAGTTCTGCTTTAGCGTCTAAGGCTACAGGCTACCCTCTGGCATACATCGCTGCTAAATTAGCCATGGGATACTCATTGTTAGAGGTGAACAACTCTGTCACCGGTACTACTACCGCCTGTTTTGAACCAGCTTTAGATTATGTCGCCGTAAAAATACCACGCTGGGATTTAAAGAAGTTTAAACTGGCCGAGCGCACCATTGCCACTGAAATGAAATCAGTTGGCGAAGTGATGGCGATCGGTCGAACTTTTAATGAAGCCCTCCAAAAAGGTTTACGCATGTTAGGTACCGGCGATGATGGTTTGGTTGCCAACGCACGCTCTAATCCTGATTACATGTCTGATATTAAATTACCCACCGATCGACGAATTTTTGCTCTAGCGACAGCGCTGGAACACAAAGTTAGTGTTGATAAGCTGTATGATCTAACTAAAATTGATAAATGGTTTTTATTCAACCTAGCTGAAGTTGTGACTTATCAAAAAACTATTAGCAAAGATTTGACTCCAGTAGTTTTAAAACAAGCCAAGCAACTAGGTTTTTCTGATGGACAAATTGGTCGTTTAACCAAGCAGACTGAACAGCAAATTCGACAACTCAGAAAAACCCATCACATTATCCCGGTTATTAAACAAATCGATACTTTAGCGGGCGAATATCCGGCGCAAACTAATTATCTATATTTTACTTATCACGGTAGCGAACATGATGTGGCTTCAACTAAGCAGGGTATTATTGTGTTAGGTAGTGGCCCGTACAGAATTGGCTCTAGTGTCGAGTTTGATTGGTGTTGCGTACAAGCTGTTAAAACGATTCGCCAAAATAAACAGACCAGCATCATGGTGAATTGTAATCCAGAAACAGTTTCAACCGATTATGATGTGTCTGATAGACTTTATTTTGAAGAACTGACTTTAGAACGTATTTTAGATATCGTCGATTTTGAGCAACCCCACGGAGTGATCGTAGCGATGGGTGGTCAAACTCCAAATAATTTGGCGATGGATTTAATGGCTCATAAAGTACCCATATTAGGTACTAGACCCAAAGATATTGATCGCGCTGAAAATCGCTATATTTTCTCAAAATTATTAGATAAGATTGGTTTAGATCAACCCGCCTGGAAAGAAGTCACCACGATTTCAGCCGCTATGAAATTTGCTGATAAGTTTGGTTATCCAGTATTGATTAGGCCATCATATGTCTTATCTGGTGCCGCCATGAATGTGGCTTTCACACCGGAGAATCTTGAGCATTATCTCAAAGAAGCGGCTGAAGTTTCCAACCGTTATCCAGTAGTGATTTCAAAATTTATTGTGGGTGCTAAGGAAATTGAATTTGATGGTGTCGCCGATCACGGTGATTTAAAACTTTATGCCATGACCGAACACATCGAAAATGCTGGAGTTCATTCCGGTGATGCGCACGCCGTGTTTCCACCGCAACGCACCTACATTGAAACAATTCGCCGCACCAAACAACGTATGCGCCAGGTAGTGAAAGAACTGAATATTTCCGGACCATTTAATATCCAATTTTTAGCCAAAGACAATGAAATTAAAATTATTGAATTAAATTTGCGCGCCTCACGCAGTTTTCCGTTTGTGTCTAAATCATTAAAAATAAATTTTGCCGAGACGGCCACCAATGTTATGCTCGGCAAAACTGTTGAGGTTGATTACGGCCGATTCGATCTTGATTATGTCACCGTTAAAGCCCCTCAGTTTTCTTATAGCCGTATTAAAGGGGCTGACCCGGTCTTGTATGTCGAAATGGGTTCCACCGGTGAGGTAGCCGCCTTTGGTGATGGCTACCAAGAAGCCGTGCTTAAAGCGATGTTGGCAGCCGGCTACAACATTCCCAAACGGAAACGTCTGTTATTATCAGTTGGTCAAGATGCCCAAAAAGCTAAATTATTACCGTTTATTCAAAAACTCAATCATCATAACTATACTTTGTACGCTACTGAAGGGACGGCCGAATTTTATCGCAAACATAATATACCGATTAAAATTGTAAAAAAAGGCGCTGCGGTGATACGCTTAATTGAACAAAAACACATTGATTGCGTCATTAACATTCCACGCCAATATAATCATCGTGAATTAACCGATGGTTACCGCCTGCGCCGCGCGGCGATTGACTGGCATGTCCCATTGATAAGTAACGTGCAGATTGCTAAGATGTTTATAAATTCAGTCTGTAATCTAACTTTAAAAGATTTATTAATCAAAGCCTGGCATGAATACTAA